The following proteins are co-located in the Lagopus muta isolate bLagMut1 chromosome 11, bLagMut1 primary, whole genome shotgun sequence genome:
- the SUMF1 gene encoding formylglycine-generating enzyme produces the protein MAAPAALRRLFLLLGVGLTVAAGAVKEAAPGGNCGCGASRGRGDEREAAARRYSAAANGGRSSGRGPMVAIPGGVFTMGTDEPEIQQDGEWPARRVHVNSFYMDRYEVSNQEFERFVNSTGYLTEAEKFGDSFVFEGMLSEEVKAEIHQAVAAAPWWLPVKGANWRQPEGPGSSILSRMDHPVLHVSWNDAVAFCTWAGKRLPTEAEWEYSCRGGLEKRLFPWGNKLQPKGQHYANIWQGVFPSNNTAEDGYKGTAPVTAFPPNGYGLYNIVGNAWEWTSDWWAVHHSADEAHDPKGPSSGTDRVKKGGSYMCHKSYCYRYRCAARSQNTPDSSASNLGFRCAADALPDPQ, from the exons ATGGCTGCGCCCGCAGCGCTCCGCCGcttgttcctgctgctgggagtggGGCTGACGGTGGCTGCCGGCGCCGTGAAGGAGGCAGCTCCCGGCGGGAATTGCGGCTGCGGCGCTAGTCGCGGCCGTGGGGATGAGCGAgaggcggcggcgcggcggtACTCGGCGGCGGCCAACGGCGGCAGGAGTTCTGGGCGCGGGCCG ATGGTTGCTATTCCAGGAGGAGTGTTCACCATGGGCACTGATGAGCCTGAAATACAGCAAGATGGAGAGTGGCCTGCAAGAAGAGTCCATGTTAACAGCTTCTATATGGATCGATATGAGGTCAGCAATCAGGAATTTGAGAGATTTGTGAATTCTACTGGGTACCTCACTGAG GCGGAGAAGTTCGGAGATTCCTTTGTGTTTGAGGGAATGCTGAGTGAAGAAGTCAAGGCTGAAATCCATCAGGCA GTTGCAGCTGCTCCCTGGTGGTTGCCTGTGAAGGGAGCCAACTGGAGGCAACCCGAGGGTCCTGGCTCCAGCATCCTGAGCAG GATGGACCATCCAGTTCTTCACGTGTCCTGGAATGATGCTGTAGCATTTTGCACGTGGGCAGGGAAGCGATTACCAACAGAGGCTGAATGGGAGTACAGCTGTCGAGGGGGCCTTGAGAAAAG ACTTTTCCCATGGGGCAACAAGCTTCAGCCCAAAGGTCAGCATTATGCAAACATCTGGCAGGGAGTTTTCCCAAGTAACAACACTGCAGAAGATGGATACAAAGGAACTGCACCG GTCACTGCGTTTCCTCCCAATGGATATGGCTTGTACAACATTGTAGGAAATGCCTGGGAGTGGACATCTGACTGGTGGGCTGTTCATCATTCAGCAGATGAAGCTCATGACCCT AAAGGGCCCTCGTCGGGGACTGACCGAGTGAAGAAGGGTGGATCATACATGTGCCACAAG TCTTATTGCTACAGGTATCGCTGTGCAGCCCGCAGCCAAAACACCCCTGACAGCTCAGCTTCAAACCTGGGGTTTCGCTGTGCAGCGGATGCCTTGCCGGACCCACAGTGA
- the LOC125698894 gene encoding histone-lysine N-methyltransferase SETMAR, whose translation MAAGRDVSGGLEPVAVALWPPGESPAPFQYSPDCVPGADGAIDPTEVTFQGCPCRVRSCTAPSCPCVRLGQRGRVPHCAAPLLECNAMCRCGDGCQNRVVQRGLQVRLQVFKTAKKGWGVRALEAVAEGSFVCEYAGEVLGFAEARRRSRAQAAQDPNYIIAVREHLHDGRLMETFVDPTYIGNVGRFLNHSCEPNLVMVPVRVDSMVPRLALFAAADISAGEELCYDYSGRFRNLPPTEGEQKAAEEGSVLRKPCFCGSQTCAAFLPWDGSLFPAADTHSQSSP comes from the exons ATGGCGGCCGGGCGGGACGTGAGCGGCGGGCTGGAGCCCGTGGCCGTGGCGCTGTGGCCGCCCGGGGAAAGCCCGGCGCCGTTCCAG TACAGCCCGGACTGCGTGCCCGGGGCGGACGGAGCCATTGACCCCACCGAGGTGACCTTCCAGGGCTGCCCGTGCCGCGTCCGCTCCTGCACCGCGCCGTCCTGCCCGTGCGTGCGGCTCGGACAGCGCGGCCGCGTCCCGCATTGCGCCGCGCCGCTCTTGGAGTGCAACGCCATGTGCCGCTGCGGGGACGGCTGTCAGAACAGGGTCGTGCAAAGGGGTCTGCAGGTCAGGCTCCAGGTGTTCAAGACGGCTAAGAAGGGCTGGGGCGTCCGCGCTCTGGAAGCCGTAGCCGAGGGGAGCTTTGTCTGCGAATACGCCGGGGAGGTTTTGGGCTTCGCCGAGGCACGCAGGAGGAGCCGCGCCCAGGCGGCCCAGGATCCGAACTACATCATAGCCGTGCGGGAGCACCTCCACGACGGGCGGCTGATGGAGACCTTCGTTGACCCCACGTACATCGGGAACGTGGGCAGGTTCCTCAATCACTCCTGCGAACCCAACTTAGTGATGGTGCCCGTCCGCGTTGACTCCATGGTGCCCAGGCTGGCGCTTTTCGCTGCCGCCGATAtttctgctggagaggagctttgCTACGATTATTCTGGGAGGTTCCGTAACTTACCGCCAACTGAGGGGgaacaaaaagctgcagaagaaggcAGTGTGCTGAGGAAGCCGTGCTTCTGTGGGTCCCAGACCTGCGCTGCCTTCCTGCCCTGGGACGGCTCCCTGTTCCCTGCTGCAGACACACATTCACAGAGCTCTCCGTAG